The Kitasatospora paranensis genome has a window encoding:
- the leuE gene encoding leucine efflux protein LeuE: MLGVNDLTTYILGALVIVLLPGPNSLYVLSVAARKGVRTGYRAAAGVFVGDFTLISLTSLGASSLLAANPAVYAVVKFGGAAYLLWIGFGMLRSARQLWRERRAAAAGPGAAAEEAPESTENPFRRALVISLLNPKAILFLLSFFTQFVDPSYGKPVLSFALLGGVLQTFSVLYLSLLIFAGTTLATAFHRRKRLSAGLTSGVALLFAGFAAKLAVSSA; encoded by the coding sequence GTGCTCGGAGTCAACGACCTGACGACGTACATCCTCGGCGCCCTGGTCATCGTCCTGCTGCCCGGGCCCAACTCGCTGTACGTCCTGTCCGTCGCCGCCCGCAAGGGCGTCCGCACCGGCTACCGGGCCGCCGCGGGCGTCTTCGTCGGTGACTTCACCCTGATCAGCCTCACCTCGCTCGGCGCGTCCTCGCTGCTCGCGGCCAACCCCGCGGTGTACGCCGTGGTGAAGTTCGGCGGCGCGGCCTACCTGCTGTGGATCGGCTTCGGCATGCTCCGCTCCGCCCGCCAGCTCTGGCGGGAGCGCCGCGCCGCGGCGGCCGGTCCGGGCGCTGCCGCCGAGGAGGCACCGGAGAGCACCGAGAACCCGTTCCGCCGGGCGCTGGTGATCAGCCTGCTCAACCCGAAGGCCATCCTCTTCCTGCTGTCCTTCTTCACCCAGTTCGTCGACCCCTCGTACGGGAAGCCGGTCCTCTCGTTCGCGCTGCTCGGCGGCGTCCTGCAGACCTTCAGCGTGCTCTACCTCTCCCTGCTGATCTTCGCGGGCACCACCCTGGCCACCGCCTTCCACCGCCGCAAGCGCCTCTCCGCCGGTCTGACCAGCGGCGTCGCCCTGCTCTTCGCCGGCTTCGCCGCCAAACTCGCCGTCTCCTCCGCCTGA
- a CDS encoding TetR/AcrR family transcriptional regulator, whose amino-acid sequence MPQKQPAERIRKSPEQVRAAVHQAVIDLLAAPDGAEPTIPAIAQRAGVNHTSIYRRWGSREALLADVVTTRLESTSPLLDTGSLRGDLTAWAQAGVDSIRTPEGRVLIRAVALSMPTSPEAQSERGQHFRRRMSSIERIRERATARGEVPPPLEDIFDQLLAPFYVRVIFGIDPPATGYPETLVNRLLGPEGAATDTT is encoded by the coding sequence GTGCCCCAGAAACAGCCCGCCGAACGCATCCGCAAGAGCCCCGAACAGGTCCGGGCGGCCGTCCACCAAGCAGTCATCGACCTGCTGGCCGCCCCTGACGGCGCCGAGCCCACCATCCCCGCCATTGCGCAACGCGCCGGCGTCAACCACACCAGCATCTACCGCCGTTGGGGAAGCCGGGAGGCCCTGCTCGCCGACGTCGTCACCACCCGACTGGAAAGCACCTCACCACTGCTCGACACCGGCAGCCTGCGCGGCGACCTCACCGCCTGGGCCCAGGCCGGCGTCGACAGCATCCGCACCCCCGAAGGCCGCGTCCTCATCCGAGCCGTCGCCCTGTCCATGCCGACCAGCCCCGAGGCACAGAGCGAGCGCGGCCAGCACTTCCGGCGCCGCATGAGCTCCATCGAGCGCATCCGCGAACGGGCCACCGCCCGCGGCGAGGTCCCCCCGCCGCTGGAGGACATCTTCGACCAGCTCCTCGCCCCGTTCTACGTCCGCGTCATCTTCGGCATCGACCCACCCGCCACCGGCTATCCCGAAACCCTCGTCAACCGCCTGCTCGGCCCCGAAGGTGCGGCAACGGACACAACGTGA